A single window of Ralstonia sp. RRA DNA harbors:
- a CDS encoding heavy-metal-associated domain-containing protein, which yields MDTIELKIKGMSCGSCVSSVTHALQRVPGVDAVDVDLARGIARVSGNAQAAPAMLAALAAAGYEAESLSTGAGAKTEHAHHGDVPTGTAHKSGGCCH from the coding sequence ATGGACACTATCGAACTGAAGATCAAGGGCATGAGCTGCGGCTCCTGCGTCTCGTCGGTTACTCATGCACTGCAGCGAGTGCCTGGTGTGGATGCCGTCGACGTGGATCTGGCGCGCGGTATCGCGCGCGTCAGCGGTAACGCCCAGGCCGCGCCCGCAATGCTGGCCGCGCTGGCAGCAGCCGGTTACGAAGCCGAGTCGCTTAGCACTGGCGCCGGAGCGAAGACGGAGCATGCCCACCATGGTGACGTCCCAACCGGCACTGCTCACAAGAGCGGTGGATGCTGCCACTGA
- a CDS encoding oleate hydratase, producing MAEVTKNEHRSAYLVGSGIASLSAAVLLIRDAGFKGENIHILEEQQVAGGALDGSGDPHKGYVTRGGRMFTEETYVCLWNVLDSIPSLDDPKISVKQQAWAFNAEWRSDSHARLIDGQRRILDAADLGFNLHDRLEIMRLLATPEGLLHTLRIEDCFSPHFFETNFWAMWRTTFAFQNWHSAIELKRYMLRFLQEFPRIHTLAGVRRTPLNQYDAIVRPMEQWLKQQGVVFEYGTKVEDVDFVETGDGRRIGLLRVVRGGQPMAYDVRQEDLVLITIGSMTADASYGDDHHAPELVRDKRDGAWTLWETMARKEPGLGRPNAFCGNVDESKWESFTLTMRSPALVHRIETFTGNAPGTGGLMTFKDSSWLMSIVVPHAPHFAGQPKDMYTLWGYGLFVDNKGDYIDKTMAQATGQEILTELLHHLHCEDILDEVCRTTTVIPVMMPYITSEFERREPSDRPPVIPHGAKNFALLGQYVEIPQDVVFTVEYSVRGAMHAVYGLLGLKNEIPAIYHGIADPGAAFAGLKTLLS from the coding sequence ATGGCTGAGGTAACGAAGAACGAGCACCGTAGCGCATACCTGGTTGGCAGCGGCATTGCGTCATTGTCGGCTGCCGTGCTGCTGATTCGCGACGCAGGCTTCAAGGGGGAGAACATCCACATCTTGGAGGAACAGCAGGTGGCCGGTGGTGCGCTCGATGGCTCCGGTGATCCGCACAAAGGCTATGTAACTCGGGGCGGTCGCATGTTCACCGAAGAGACTTATGTCTGTCTGTGGAACGTGCTCGACAGCATTCCGTCGCTGGATGATCCGAAAATCAGTGTCAAGCAGCAGGCCTGGGCCTTCAACGCCGAATGGCGCTCGGATTCACACGCCCGGCTGATCGACGGGCAACGCCGTATCCTCGACGCTGCCGATCTGGGTTTCAACCTCCATGACCGGTTGGAGATCATGCGATTGCTGGCCACGCCAGAAGGGCTGCTGCATACGCTTCGCATTGAGGACTGTTTCTCGCCGCACTTCTTCGAGACCAACTTCTGGGCCATGTGGCGTACGACCTTCGCCTTCCAGAACTGGCACAGCGCGATCGAACTCAAACGCTATATGTTGCGCTTCTTGCAGGAGTTCCCGCGTATCCACACGTTGGCCGGCGTACGGCGCACGCCGCTGAACCAGTATGACGCGATCGTGCGGCCGATGGAGCAATGGCTGAAACAGCAGGGTGTGGTGTTCGAATATGGCACAAAGGTGGAGGATGTCGACTTTGTTGAAACCGGTGACGGCCGGCGAATTGGACTGCTGCGCGTGGTGCGCGGCGGACAGCCGATGGCCTATGACGTGCGGCAAGAGGATCTGGTGCTCATCACCATCGGCTCGATGACCGCCGACGCGTCTTATGGGGACGACCACCATGCACCGGAACTGGTGCGCGACAAACGCGATGGCGCCTGGACTCTGTGGGAGACCATGGCCCGTAAGGAACCTGGGCTCGGGCGGCCGAATGCGTTCTGTGGCAACGTCGACGAAAGCAAGTGGGAGTCGTTCACCTTGACGATGCGCAGCCCGGCGCTTGTGCACCGGATTGAGACCTTTACCGGCAATGCGCCAGGCACCGGCGGTCTGATGACGTTCAAGGATTCGAGTTGGCTGATGTCGATCGTCGTGCCTCACGCGCCGCACTTCGCCGGACAGCCGAAAGACATGTACACCCTGTGGGGCTACGGGCTCTTCGTGGACAACAAGGGCGATTACATCGACAAGACGATGGCCCAGGCAACCGGCCAGGAAATCCTCACCGAGCTGCTGCACCATTTGCATTGCGAGGACATTCTTGACGAGGTCTGTCGTACCACCACTGTGATCCCGGTGATGATGCCGTACATCACCAGCGAATTTGAGCGCCGCGAGCCTTCGGATCGGCCGCCAGTGATCCCGCACGGAGCGAAGAACTTCGCGCTGCTTGGGCAGTATGTTGAGATCCCTCAGGACGTAGTGTTCACCGTCGAATATTCGGTTCGCGGCGCGATGCACGCGGTTTATGGGCTGCTGGGCTTGAAGAACGAGATCCCGGCCATTTACCACGGGATTGCTGACCCAGGCGCTGCGTTTGCGGGCCTGAAGACGTTGTTGAGTTGA
- the ftsH gene encoding ATP-dependent zinc metalloprotease FtsH, which translates to MEPRQQQFSLWYVLVTILAMLAIQTLFVSGHVETIPYSDFKVLLKAGKLKDVAIGEQAISGTFSTEGIDNLLAKQQIEEIRREAKGDHAFSTLRVADPELVQELEAAKVRFVGQPDNKWLSTILSWVVPAVIFFGIWSFLIKRVGGAAGSMMEIGKSKAKVYMQKETGVTFADVAGIDEAKEELSEIVSFLKDPQRYQRLGGKIPKGVLLVGAPGTGKTLLAKAVAGEAGVPFFSMSGSDFVEMFVGVGAARVRDLFKQAETKAPCIIFIDELDALGKTRALNAVGGNEEREQTLNQLLVEMDGFDSNKGVIIMAATNRPEILDPALLRPGRFDRHVALDRPDLKGREQILKVHVKGVVLAPEVDLTKLAGRTPGFAGADLANLVNEAALLAARKSKQMVEMADFDEALDRIVGGLEKKNRVMNPKEKETIAFHEAGHAIVAEHRPLADRVSKVSIIPRGVAALGYTQQTPTEDRYLLKRSELLDRLDVLLGGRIAEQLIFGDVSTGAQNDLQRATDMARQMITQFGMSDQLGLATYENMPNPLFAGTGLMQRERNEYSESTAQMIDAEVRKLLAEASHRVQATLEGQRTKLDALAQLLLEKEVVDRQDLDMFLSAKVTPMPPPKPVANIEESTATGKPDQKTQGT; encoded by the coding sequence ATGGAACCGCGACAGCAACAGTTCTCCCTCTGGTACGTGCTCGTGACCATACTGGCCATGCTTGCAATCCAGACGCTCTTCGTGTCGGGGCATGTCGAGACGATCCCATACAGCGATTTCAAGGTCCTACTGAAGGCTGGCAAGCTCAAGGACGTGGCTATTGGTGAGCAGGCTATCAGCGGAACCTTCTCGACAGAAGGTATCGACAATCTCCTTGCCAAGCAGCAGATCGAGGAAATCCGCCGAGAGGCAAAGGGCGACCACGCCTTCTCCACGCTTCGAGTGGCCGATCCTGAGCTGGTGCAGGAGCTCGAAGCGGCAAAGGTGCGCTTCGTCGGGCAGCCCGACAACAAATGGCTGAGCACGATCCTCTCGTGGGTTGTGCCGGCCGTCATCTTTTTCGGTATCTGGAGCTTTCTCATCAAGCGCGTGGGCGGCGCCGCCGGCAGCATGATGGAAATTGGCAAGAGCAAGGCAAAGGTCTACATGCAAAAGGAGACCGGCGTGACTTTTGCCGACGTGGCTGGAATCGACGAAGCCAAGGAGGAGCTGTCGGAGATTGTTAGCTTCCTGAAAGATCCTCAGCGGTACCAGCGCCTGGGCGGAAAAATTCCCAAGGGCGTGCTGCTGGTTGGGGCCCCGGGCACTGGCAAGACCTTATTGGCAAAGGCCGTGGCAGGCGAAGCCGGCGTGCCATTCTTCAGCATGAGCGGCTCCGACTTCGTCGAGATGTTCGTTGGTGTGGGTGCAGCACGGGTCCGCGATCTCTTTAAGCAAGCCGAAACCAAAGCCCCCTGCATCATCTTCATTGATGAGCTTGACGCACTCGGAAAGACGCGAGCACTGAATGCGGTCGGCGGCAACGAGGAGCGCGAACAAACACTGAACCAGCTTCTGGTCGAGATGGACGGTTTTGATAGCAACAAAGGCGTCATCATCATGGCCGCCACAAACCGACCCGAGATACTGGACCCCGCCCTGCTTCGCCCCGGTCGCTTTGACCGCCACGTCGCACTGGACCGGCCTGACCTCAAGGGACGGGAGCAGATTCTCAAAGTTCACGTCAAGGGCGTTGTCCTCGCTCCTGAGGTCGACCTGACTAAACTCGCCGGACGGACCCCGGGGTTCGCAGGTGCCGATCTTGCCAACTTGGTTAACGAAGCCGCGCTCCTTGCCGCGCGCAAGAGCAAGCAAATGGTCGAGATGGCAGATTTCGACGAGGCGCTTGACCGGATCGTCGGCGGCCTGGAAAAAAAGAACCGCGTGATGAATCCGAAGGAGAAGGAAACTATCGCATTCCACGAGGCAGGACATGCCATCGTCGCGGAGCATCGGCCGCTGGCTGACCGTGTCTCCAAAGTTTCCATCATTCCGCGGGGCGTTGCGGCGTTGGGTTACACGCAACAGACCCCAACCGAGGACCGCTACCTGCTCAAGCGCAGCGAACTGCTTGACCGGCTCGATGTCTTGCTCGGTGGCCGTATTGCGGAACAGCTCATTTTCGGCGACGTATCCACGGGCGCACAGAACGACCTGCAGCGCGCAACCGACATGGCTCGGCAGATGATTACCCAGTTTGGCATGAGCGACCAGCTGGGCCTGGCCACGTACGAGAATATGCCGAACCCGCTCTTTGCTGGGACGGGGCTAATGCAGCGCGAACGCAATGAATACAGCGAGAGCACCGCACAGATGATTGATGCTGAAGTCCGTAAGCTATTGGCAGAAGCAAGTCATCGCGTACAAGCGACGCTGGAAGGACAGCGGACCAAGCTCGATGCTCTGGCCCAATTACTTCTCGAGAAGGAAGTGGTTGACCGCCAAGACCTGGACATGTTTTTGTCAGCGAAGGTGACGCCAATGCCTCCGCCCAAGCCCGTCGCGAATATCGAGGAGTCAACTGCAACGGGGAAACCGGACCAAAAAACGCAAGGCACATAG
- a CDS encoding VTT domain-containing protein: MLRLSLQSGLLRALTRRADSRAFPLVVAGAALAAELSMSVPFASLLMAAVLLAPRRWVSIATLASLGAAVGALVLYLVFHHLGWNRLFAAYPDVVRSTAWRDATHWLEHYGVVSLSVIAALPVPLTPALMFAAISRLPVAEVIAALWLGKLAKYHVYAWLASRFPDRLVRHGRRHVDTLRAVLGNGTKADGGTTPTRGGRR, translated from the coding sequence ATGCTACGCCTGAGCCTGCAGTCCGGTCTGCTCCGTGCCCTAACCCGGCGGGCCGACTCGCGCGCGTTCCCACTGGTGGTTGCCGGGGCAGCACTGGCGGCGGAACTGTCGATGTCGGTTCCATTTGCCAGCCTGCTGATGGCCGCAGTCCTGTTGGCGCCGCGCCGCTGGGTGTCCATCGCGACTTTGGCCAGCCTGGGGGCCGCTGTTGGCGCTCTCGTGCTGTACCTCGTCTTTCATCACCTGGGGTGGAACCGGTTGTTCGCTGCCTACCCGGACGTGGTGCGATCCACCGCGTGGCGTGATGCGACCCACTGGCTCGAACACTACGGCGTCGTATCGCTTTCGGTCATTGCCGCATTACCGGTGCCTCTCACCCCCGCTCTCATGTTTGCGGCGATCTCGCGACTTCCGGTCGCAGAGGTCATCGCCGCACTGTGGCTCGGCAAGTTGGCGAAATACCATGTTTACGCCTGGCTCGCCTCGCGATTTCCGGATCGGCTTGTGCGCCACGGCCGGCGCCATGTCGATACGTTGCGGGCAGTGCTCGGCAACGGCACGAAGGCTGACGGTGGCACAACCCCCACGCGGGGAGGGCGTCGGTAG
- the ppk2 gene encoding polyphosphate kinase 2, which produces MAKGKSKKKTTSSDAEHVTGLSSSQARVDAAKGVQGREDYEAQLHLLQIELVKLQRHFIGCGDRILVLLEGRDAAGKDGSIKRIIEFLSPRETRVVALGKPSDRERTGWYFQRYVPHLPLAEEFVLFNRSWYNRAGVESVMGFCTAEQYDEFMYSVPHFEEMLVNSGIKLLKYYLDISKAEQARRLAERRRDPLKQWKTSPVDAVALKHWDAYTTARNAMLMHTHTAAAPWHIVLADDKRTARLNLIRHILSRLHYAGKKNKLVAPDPEVVFEFSKECLDAKRLAS; this is translated from the coding sequence ATGGCAAAAGGCAAGTCGAAGAAAAAGACCACTTCATCGGACGCCGAACACGTAACTGGCTTATCGTCCAGCCAGGCGCGAGTCGATGCTGCCAAAGGAGTCCAGGGTCGCGAGGACTACGAGGCGCAACTGCACCTGCTGCAAATTGAATTGGTCAAGCTTCAACGGCATTTCATCGGGTGTGGTGACCGCATCCTTGTCCTGCTGGAGGGGCGGGATGCGGCAGGCAAAGACGGCAGCATCAAACGCATTATCGAATTTCTCAGCCCCCGCGAGACGAGGGTGGTAGCGCTGGGTAAGCCGTCAGATCGCGAGCGCACCGGCTGGTATTTCCAGCGCTACGTGCCCCATCTTCCTCTCGCCGAAGAGTTTGTCCTCTTCAACCGCAGCTGGTACAACCGGGCAGGCGTTGAGAGCGTGATGGGCTTCTGCACTGCTGAGCAGTATGACGAGTTCATGTACTCCGTGCCCCACTTCGAGGAAATGCTCGTCAATTCCGGTATCAAGCTGCTTAAGTACTACCTCGACATCAGCAAAGCCGAGCAAGCTCGCCGACTTGCCGAGCGGCGCCGCGATCCGCTCAAGCAGTGGAAGACGAGCCCGGTCGACGCCGTGGCGTTGAAGCATTGGGATGCCTATACGACGGCACGCAACGCCATGCTGATGCATACGCACACGGCTGCCGCGCCATGGCACATCGTGCTCGCCGACGACAAGCGCACGGCCAGGCTCAACTTGATTCGTCACATCCTGTCGCGGCTGCACTACGCGGGCAAGAAGAACAAGCTGGTCGCTCCCGATCCTGAGGTCGTGTTCGAATTTTCGAAGGAGTGCCTCGATGCGAAACGTCTCGCATCCTGA
- a CDS encoding TPM domain-containing protein — protein sequence MENIKRILSHLLTTHWRVRRAFPRKAMRAIGQAIAQSESSHVGHLCFAVEGALSFSALWKGVTARERALEVFSQLRVWDTEQNNGVLIYLLLADRSVEIVADRGIHARVGAQGWQAICSQMEAACRRAEYERGVIDGIRSITLRLTQHFPARDRREQRLPGKPVIL from the coding sequence ATGGAAAACATCAAGCGAATTCTTTCCCATCTACTGACGACGCACTGGCGCGTCAGGCGAGCGTTCCCGCGCAAGGCGATGCGGGCCATCGGGCAAGCGATCGCTCAAAGCGAGTCGTCCCATGTCGGGCATCTGTGCTTTGCCGTGGAAGGCGCGTTGAGCTTCTCTGCGCTATGGAAGGGGGTGACGGCGCGGGAACGGGCTCTTGAAGTCTTTTCGCAACTGCGTGTGTGGGACACAGAGCAGAACAACGGCGTCCTGATTTATCTATTGCTGGCGGACCGCAGTGTCGAGATCGTTGCCGACCGTGGCATTCACGCGCGGGTTGGTGCTCAAGGATGGCAGGCGATCTGCAGCCAGATGGAAGCCGCGTGTCGGCGCGCCGAATATGAGCGCGGTGTGATCGACGGGATACGATCCATCACGCTGCGCCTGACGCAGCATTTCCCGGCGCGCGACCGGCGCGAGCAGAGGTTGCCCGGCAAGCCGGTCATCCTGTGA
- a CDS encoding YgcG family protein, whose protein sequence is MNLLKIARGLLVAAAALVSFGAVAEVAVPPLTARVTDQTGTLTPGQLAELEQTLQAFENKKGVQIAVLIVPSTLPEAIEQYSLRVVEQWKLGRKRVDDGALLIIAKDDRTLRIEVGYGLEGVLTDATSKRIISEVISPRFKTGDFYGGVKDGVQSMQAVIEGEALPPPSRSTRDGGVSVRSYMPVILVLTLVFGGALRDFLGRFPGAVAAGGAVALVAWLLSGAIFVAFTAGVIALIYTLLGPGMVGHGGSWSTGSRSGRGGFGGGSGGFGGGSGGFGGGGGGFGGGGASGKW, encoded by the coding sequence GTGAACCTCCTCAAAATCGCGCGTGGCTTGCTTGTGGCAGCGGCTGCGCTCGTCTCTTTTGGGGCGGTTGCCGAAGTTGCCGTGCCACCCTTGACGGCGCGGGTGACTGACCAGACCGGCACACTCACGCCTGGGCAACTAGCAGAGCTAGAACAGACGCTGCAAGCCTTCGAAAACAAAAAGGGCGTGCAGATCGCTGTACTGATCGTGCCCAGCACACTGCCCGAAGCCATCGAACAGTATTCGCTGCGCGTGGTCGAGCAATGGAAGTTGGGGCGAAAGCGCGTCGACGACGGCGCACTGCTGATCATCGCTAAAGACGACCGCACACTTCGCATTGAAGTCGGGTACGGGTTGGAAGGTGTCCTAACCGATGCGACAAGCAAGCGCATCATTAGCGAAGTCATCTCGCCGCGGTTCAAGACTGGCGATTTTTATGGCGGCGTGAAAGACGGTGTTCAGAGTATGCAAGCCGTGATTGAGGGTGAAGCACTGCCGCCCCCCTCACGGTCGACGCGCGACGGAGGCGTATCCGTTCGGTCCTATATGCCTGTCATTCTGGTGTTGACGTTGGTGTTTGGCGGCGCGCTGCGAGACTTCCTTGGCCGTTTTCCGGGGGCGGTTGCAGCGGGCGGCGCCGTCGCCCTAGTCGCTTGGTTGCTTTCGGGCGCCATTTTTGTCGCGTTTACGGCGGGAGTGATCGCGCTCATCTATACGCTATTGGGTCCGGGCATGGTTGGGCACGGAGGCTCTTGGTCTACAGGCTCACGCTCGGGCCGCGGGGGATTCGGCGGTGGCAGCGGCGGTTTCGGCGGTGGCAGCGGCGGTTTCGGTGGAGGCGGCGGTGGTTTCGGTGGTGGTGGTGCCTCGGGAAAATGGTGA
- a CDS encoding LemA family protein: MRAAWSVVVAVILAISLSGCGYNTIQAQDEQVKAGWSEVVNQYQRRADLVPNLVNTVKGYASHEKEVLTEVTEARARVGAIQASPALLNDPQAFARFQSAQQQLTGSLSRLLAVSENYPQLKADAGFRDLQAQLEGTENRITIARNRYIQSVQSYNVTVRSFPSNLTAKAFGYQEKPNFTVANETAIAKPPQVEFGSPSASAPGSSK, from the coding sequence ATGCGAGCAGCATGGTCAGTCGTTGTTGCGGTAATTTTGGCAATCAGCCTCTCGGGGTGCGGCTATAACACCATTCAAGCGCAGGATGAACAGGTCAAGGCAGGCTGGTCTGAAGTCGTGAACCAATACCAGCGGCGCGCCGACCTGGTACCGAACCTGGTCAACACGGTCAAGGGTTACGCAAGTCATGAGAAAGAGGTGTTGACGGAGGTGACTGAGGCTCGCGCGCGTGTCGGCGCCATCCAAGCCTCGCCTGCGTTGCTCAATGATCCGCAGGCGTTTGCCCGATTCCAGTCGGCGCAGCAGCAGTTGACCGGATCGCTGTCCCGACTCCTTGCCGTGTCGGAGAACTACCCGCAGTTGAAGGCAGATGCTGGGTTTCGCGATCTGCAAGCACAGCTTGAGGGGACCGAGAACCGGATCACCATTGCACGAAATCGGTACATCCAATCGGTACAGAGCTACAACGTGACCGTGCGCTCATTTCCATCGAATCTGACCGCGAAGGCCTTCGGCTATCAGGAGAAGCCCAATTTCACCGTTGCCAACGAGACGGCCATTGCCAAGCCGCCCCAGGTGGAATTCGGTTCGCCGTCCGCCAGTGCGCCGGGGAGCTCCAAGTGA
- a CDS encoding methionine adenosyltransferase: protein MRTVGEIALSISTTSTLEATQTEIAEHKGFGHPDSLCDGAVEAAACALSRAYLQAYGAIQHFNLDKALLIGGISQPRFGGGKVLRPARLIVCGPVTELPSASATSLVEQSIREYLVATLGKAGNDIGIELVLRPSAPNLQRVIQQAALPLANDTSFGVGYAPRSRLEDTVLCAARVLRSNEFRSAFDAAGADFKIMGHRLGAHFGLTVALALVDRDVGSIEDYFTLKGRLAAYLAGCLPTACHIGINTLDDPATLDESGIYLTVTGLSAEHGDDGEVGRGNRVNGLITPYRPMSLEAAAGKNPAAHVGKLYNVLAHRLAASIHADIEGVDEVTVRLLSAIGHPVDQPQLVAIDLAAAGGFSAARQRQVRELTAQHLAALPALIRELATGAIAVF from the coding sequence ATGCGGACTGTCGGCGAAATTGCACTCTCCATCTCGACCACGTCGACGCTGGAAGCCACACAAACCGAAATTGCCGAGCACAAGGGCTTCGGCCATCCGGACAGCCTGTGCGATGGCGCCGTCGAGGCGGCAGCCTGCGCCCTATCCCGAGCCTATCTGCAAGCATACGGAGCGATTCAGCACTTCAACCTGGATAAGGCGCTGTTAATCGGAGGCATCAGCCAGCCACGGTTCGGCGGCGGCAAAGTTCTGCGTCCCGCGCGGCTGATCGTCTGCGGCCCCGTGACCGAGTTGCCGTCGGCTTCGGCCACGTCACTCGTCGAGCAATCCATCCGCGAATACCTGGTGGCAACCTTGGGAAAGGCAGGCAATGACATCGGCATCGAGCTTGTTTTGAGGCCTTCGGCGCCGAATCTTCAGCGTGTTATCCAGCAGGCGGCGCTTCCGCTGGCCAACGACACCTCCTTCGGCGTCGGGTACGCACCCCGCTCCCGACTCGAAGACACGGTCCTTTGCGCTGCGCGCGTCCTGCGCTCCAACGAATTTCGCAGCGCCTTTGATGCGGCTGGGGCGGATTTTAAGATCATGGGGCACCGGCTGGGCGCGCACTTCGGCCTTACCGTGGCGCTCGCACTCGTCGACCGAGACGTGGGAAGTATTGAAGACTATTTCACACTCAAGGGCCGATTGGCAGCGTACCTGGCTGGGTGTCTGCCGACGGCGTGCCATATCGGGATCAACACCCTGGATGACCCAGCTACGCTTGACGAGAGCGGAATTTACCTGACCGTGACCGGGTTAAGTGCGGAGCACGGCGACGATGGCGAGGTCGGCCGCGGCAATCGCGTCAACGGCTTGATCACGCCGTACCGCCCGATGTCATTGGAAGCGGCAGCGGGAAAGAATCCGGCCGCGCATGTCGGCAAGCTCTACAACGTGCTGGCACATCGATTGGCGGCGAGCATTCATGCCGACATCGAAGGCGTGGATGAAGTGACGGTCAGGCTGCTCTCGGCAATCGGCCACCCGGTCGACCAGCCTCAGTTGGTGGCGATCGACCTTGCAGCGGCGGGTGGGTTCTCCGCTGCGCGGCAGCGGCAAGTTCGCGAGCTGACCGCGCAGCATTTGGCGGCGCTTCCAGCGCTGATACGGGAGTTGGCCACGGGTGCCATCGCCGTCTTTTAG
- a CDS encoding AarF/ABC1/UbiB kinase family protein, whose translation MGVITHANPEPAVRERVPAELPRLLYILRALAGAGWAHYVERLRIGRDALEASVEAVQATDQDAKRLRATLEGLGPAFVKFGQLLSLRRDMLPEVYIEELQRLQDDVAVFPGEQAREIVERELGKSVHALFTSFDETPLAAASIGQVHTAQLIDGTSVVVKVQRPGIEPIIHADVRIMRFLARQLERYVPESRRFGPGDLVEEFARLINEELDYQVEARNGDLLRENLQDDKHVFVPRIFWEQTSRRVLTMERSFGKKLTHIPSSEQESRRRVAQALMASFLKQVFEDGFFHGDPHPGNVFLLEDGRLCFHDFGIMGRLSAYDQEALAQLILAVSSGEVSWMVDAYFEMGVATEGVDREAFTRDASQALDAYYEAAGKGYSFGEIVRQFALLSQRHRIKLPRQFLLVSKAFMLVESQALTLAPDFNALASLREYAPHLLGRKLLQGANVQTEFSRGFRTLRALHHAAALLPDILNRTVEALSSGKATLHIKHDQLQGLEAHIDRASNRLSLSLIIASVVIGSSIVMAFHSGPHYAGIPVLGLLGFVVASVMGLAWAVAILRSGKF comes from the coding sequence ATGGGCGTCATAACGCATGCGAATCCCGAACCAGCGGTGCGCGAGCGGGTGCCCGCTGAACTGCCACGGCTCTTGTACATCCTGCGCGCATTGGCCGGGGCAGGGTGGGCGCATTATGTGGAGCGGCTACGGATTGGCCGTGACGCACTCGAAGCTTCAGTTGAGGCGGTGCAAGCGACCGATCAGGATGCAAAGCGGCTGAGAGCTACGCTCGAAGGGCTGGGGCCCGCGTTCGTCAAGTTTGGCCAGCTTCTGAGCCTGCGGCGCGATATGTTGCCGGAGGTCTATATCGAGGAGCTGCAACGGCTCCAGGATGATGTCGCTGTTTTCCCTGGCGAGCAGGCGCGTGAGATTGTCGAGCGTGAACTGGGCAAATCCGTTCACGCGTTGTTCACCAGTTTCGATGAGACGCCCCTGGCTGCCGCGTCGATCGGCCAGGTCCATACGGCGCAGTTGATTGACGGCACCAGCGTGGTGGTCAAGGTGCAGCGCCCCGGCATCGAGCCCATCATTCATGCCGATGTCAGGATCATGCGCTTCTTGGCCCGTCAACTGGAGCGGTATGTGCCGGAGAGTCGCCGATTTGGCCCGGGCGATCTGGTGGAAGAGTTTGCCCGGCTCATCAACGAAGAATTGGACTATCAAGTCGAGGCGCGCAACGGCGATCTCCTGAGGGAGAATTTGCAGGATGATAAGCACGTCTTCGTGCCCCGCATCTTTTGGGAGCAGACCAGCCGACGTGTCTTGACCATGGAGCGCAGTTTCGGCAAGAAGCTTACGCATATTCCGTCGTCCGAACAGGAGAGCCGACGGCGCGTGGCGCAGGCGCTGATGGCATCGTTCTTGAAGCAGGTCTTCGAGGACGGCTTCTTTCACGGCGACCCGCATCCGGGCAACGTATTTTTGCTGGAGGACGGCCGGCTTTGCTTTCATGACTTTGGCATCATGGGACGGCTGTCCGCCTATGATCAGGAAGCCTTGGCCCAGTTGATTCTCGCCGTCAGTTCCGGCGAGGTGTCATGGATGGTGGATGCCTATTTCGAGATGGGGGTGGCGACCGAGGGGGTGGATCGTGAGGCATTTACCCGCGATGCTTCGCAGGCACTTGACGCATACTACGAAGCCGCCGGGAAAGGCTATTCGTTCGGCGAAATTGTCCGCCAGTTTGCGCTGCTCAGCCAGCGCCATCGGATCAAACTGCCGCGCCAGTTTCTGCTGGTCTCGAAAGCGTTCATGCTGGTCGAATCGCAAGCGTTGACGCTCGCCCCGGACTTCAACGCACTCGCGTCCTTGCGGGAATATGCGCCGCATTTGCTCGGCCGCAAACTATTGCAGGGGGCGAATGTACAGACCGAGTTCAGCAGGGGATTCCGCACCTTGCGCGCGCTGCATCACGCCGCCGCCTTGCTGCCCGACATTCTGAACCGCACGGTGGAGGCGCTCAGCAGCGGTAAGGCGACGCTGCATATCAAACACGACCAGTTGCAAGGATTGGAAGCGCATATCGACCGTGCAAGCAACCGGCTGAGCTTGAGCTTGATTATTGCGAGCGTCGTGATTGGCTCCTCAATCGTCATGGCGTTCCACAGCGGTCCGCACTATGCGGGCATTCCAGTGCTGGGGCTTCTGGGTTTCGTCGTCGCCAGCGTGATGGGCCTCGCTTGGGCGGTTGCGATCCTGCGATCAGGAAAGTTCTAG